Sequence from the Blochmannia endosymbiont of Colobopsis nipponica genome:
ATGATAACTTTATCCATAGTAAAACTTAATCCTGCACATCCATATTTTTTTATATTTATACGTATACCTAATATTTCAGTATTATTTTTTATTAAATGTTTAATCTGTTGGATCGCAGAATCACTAATGCTAAAATTCAAGTTTTGCCAATTAATTTCTTTATTTAAGTAATCTTTGTTATTTTTTTTTAAATTATTTTTCATATTTTATCCTTTTTATGTTTCGAATTTGGT
This genomic interval carries:
- a CDS encoding iron-sulfur cluster assembly accessory protein, which gives rise to MKNNLKKNNKDYLNKEINWQNLNFSISDSAIQQIKHLIKNNTEILGIRINIKKYGCAGLSFTMDKVIMFNNIDLIYKYDGVKLFISPEAILFINGTKLDYIKEGLNYSFKFHNSKAQYTCGCGESFNI